AGAAaatataattttctaaaattttaatgtCTTTTAACTGTAAATCACAAAGAAGTTTACTAGTTCTGCTAGCCATCCTCCAAATAGAattcatataaaaaattatatcatAAGAGATTTAAATCTTTGATGTCATACATTATTCTATATATTGACAATATTTTCATCCCATATGGCCAGTCTAGCTTCAACCAAGAGTCTGAAGTGTTCAAATGATATTTCATTGTTGAAAAAAAAAGGTTTCATCTTGTATCAACATACTAATCATATGTTCTTAGAACTTGAACCACAGCCTCACAATTAATACTCATGTAGTCATATTAATATTTCCCTTTTCTGTGTCTGGACAACTTCATTGTACAATATCCAATCTATATGGAGTAAGTTCTAGTGGAATATTGTCAAGTAGTATAAAATCAATATACAACAGAGCAGTGGAGAAACAAGGAAAAGATAAGGCCAAAAGTAGTATATATTTCTCATGCTTCCGGCTTATTGTCTTCTCCAGTTTGTGTATGCATGCGGCTCCTAAGCTCTTCGAAAGCCTTCATGCTTTCAGCATCAAAACCACCCGCGAACTGGCAGAAAAGGAAATAAATTTGTGATTTATTTCAACATTTCAAACAGCATTACCGCAGTACAAGTAGATTTTTTATAACCTTTACCCTAGTGGTTAAACCAAGGGATACAAGTGCAACGCTAAATACCTGATGAACACGGAAAGCAAAACGGACCCCTTGCAGGAGTATAAACTCTCGATTTGGTTCTTTCTCCGGTCCACTCAGTGCATCAAGTTCTGATGCTACACGTTTCATATATTTCCTTGCCAATTGTACAGATGAAAGCTTGATCTGCAATATGCAAAAGGAAACATAAATCTATAATTGCATTGTGTAGTAGGAAAACAATTTTACATACTACTGTTATATTCGTGGAGGTAGTTTCATTGGTACTTAATCACATATAGCAAATTATGCAACTTAGAACACAGTAGCTTCATCTAGAAAAGTTTGCAGAACTAACAAGAATCTAAAATTTCTGGTATGACCCTTCTAATAATCCAAGTCGTTATCTAAGCAATAACTGGCTAAACAATCAGCATAACACAGTAGTGTTGATCAACTTACAACTACATCATCGGTTCATCATAATGGCGTGCCACTTGATGAACTATGTTCCATGCATCATACTATTTACCAAAGTGGAAGTTCCATGTATTAAAACTACCACTGCATAAAATTACCATACCAAACCAAACCTTTTAATTAATTGTTTTGGTTCATACCTTGCCAACAATCCCAGAATCTAATAACCAATTCACTGGAATTCCAAACTCCCTGTATCGTGAAATAGCCATATCTCTTGTACGCAAGAGGGCATATACACTTTGTTCCACTCTGAGAAACAAAAAATGAAATGGGAAATCAGAATATGGCAAGAGGAAGTGCATCTCTACCATCCTAAGATTGTTAATTAATACTGAAATGCTCCGGAAGGAAAACTAGAAGAATCCTACTCAGGTTTTATTACCCacaggttcagaaattaaactaaATGAATCAAAACTGACTTACTTCTCAAGCAACTTGTACATCTTCTTCAGAGCAGCTTCACATGGAAGGTTTGGATCATCAACAAAGGAAGAGACCAGCTTCTCCAACTTCATTAGGTCCTGGTATTCAAAAGCTGCCTCTCTTAATGCATCAGCCTTTCCTTCAGGCCAATCAAAGTGCTTGAGAACTGCTCGTTCATCAACCTAGATGGGTGCAGAAAGATAATTCAGCAAATATAGTAGACAATAGACAGACAATTTCTAGTGAATCTGTTAGCAAATGAACAATGGGGTTCATATATAGTATATCTTGCCACTATGAGTTAAAGCAATGACAGTAGGTCTTTCTTTATAACTGGTAATATAATAGAGCAGACAATGGAGAGCAACATCGTGCATGTCTTAGACCTATGGTTTAGTTCCAAGATGCATCTTCTGCCATATTACCTGAAAAATATATGCTTCTTTCGTGCAATAAGATCTCTTTCAAATTCAAACTATAACCACCTTTTACAAATAAACACATATATTATATCGTGAATATTTTATTGCATACCAAGAAGGAAAGCTCCTCATCTAGCCAATTTACAAAAGCCACCAGGTCTTCTACGTTGGTGAAGGAAGCTGCCCGAATTTCAGCTGCCAAGGACTGAACAAAGTCACCTTGAGTTTCCACATCAGCTTTTACCTGGATCAATTCATATAATCTCATATTGTTAAGTCTGATTAAAGAACGCCTACCTAGATCTGATGATAAGCAGATAaatgaaaggaaaggaaaagtttaACACACAGCTAAGAGGAATGTCGATCTATTCTCAATCTCTCCAATCATGTTGCTCCTAGCATCTGATGTATTAGAAGTTGTAGAAAGCAAACTTGATGTGTCTTTCTTTGCCTCTCGTTTCATCAATGTCTGATAGAATTCAACAAGTTCAGGAGCTCGGTGAACTTTATCACCACTGCCTGCCCCTCTAGGTAGGCTGCCTGGAGGAGGAGGCGGAGGTGGTCTTCCACCAGGAGGTGGCGGTGGTGGTGGTGGCGCACCAGGTGGTGGAGGTTGTCCTGCTGCAGAGGTATTTGCATCAGCAGAAATGCCACTGGATGGCTTTGGTGGTGGTCTGGCCACCCTAGGTGGTCTCTTTTCAATGTGGGCAAGTTTCATCTTGCTGATAGTTTGAGAGTCTACAGCCTTATCGTCATTGGATTGCTCATTTGAGTTACCAGAAACAACTGACTTCTCCTTTATTTGAGCAAGTTTTGGGGGTAGATTTACAGGTTTCTCTCTTTCAGTCTTTTCGCCAAACCTCTCTGCCCTTGCTTGTTCTGcttttttcttaatttgtttcTCCCTCTCCATGGCCAACTTATGGCGGTCCTTAAAAGCAGGATATTTTTCCTCTAGAGTTCCTTCTACTGATTTAGACATTAATTGGAATGATGATGCAACATTATTCAAAGAGTCACCAGAAGAAGGCTGTGTTCTAATGTTGGGAAGAGTGGAAGTTTCAGGGGAACCAGTGAGTTCCTGCTCCATTTTACCAAAAGTTGTGATTGCAACACCATCACCTGCATTCCTCAGCATAAGTGATTCTAATGGACCCCGCTGACGGAGGCTCATGCTAGTCCTGCTTGGAGAGCCACCAGAGAAGGATCTGGCTGGTGACGAAAGAGCACTTGAATCATCTTTGCTCTTGCCCCATTTCTTCAGCTTTTGGATTAAGCCAGGTTTCTTACTGAGACTGCTGTATCTACTCATGGAACTGTCAATAGAAGCATTATCAAAATCCTCACTTCCAGGAGAGGATGGATGAGAGTAGTTGCTTTCAAGATCTGTGTCCCCTTGCCCACGTTCAGACCCTGCATATTCTAATAGTAACCTTTTAGCCTTCTCTTGGGACTTAGGGCTCAGACTTTTATTGAGATCACGAGCAGATATTTTTCCTCCAGGTGTCTGGTAATTACGGAGTTCATATCTCAAGCACGCATTGACCCAACGAAGGTACACTAGCTCTTCAACTTCACTAAATCTGTTCATCTGAAGTCCTTCCACTTGCTTTAGCAGATCTTCATTTGCATGTTTTAAATTATTGACCTCTTCTCTTGCCGTGGCTGCAATTTCATTCTGAAAGAAAGAATCACGTATAAGAAGAAGCTAAAAACCAGAACATTTATAAAGAATCACGTATAAGAACAAGCTAAAAACCAGAACATTTATGCTATTACCGGTGATACAGCCTAGGACTAATTACAATAGTTCAGAATATGATAAATAAGAGATGTCTGTGGGACTTACCTCTGTCATGTTGGAAAGGGAGGCTATTTTTGCTTCAGCAGCATCCAGTTTAACAGTTAACTCCCTCTTTTCGTGTTGAAGCTCTTTATTCTTTCTCCTAAGCTCCACAACTTCAATTTCTAACTCCTTTAAAGCTTTCAATTTCTTCTCAAGCTCAGCATCACTTTTGATGGCTTCTTGCTCTTTTGCTTGAAGACCAGAAACTTGTTGCTTGAGAAACAATAACTGAGCTTTTGTTTGGTTAGCATCAAGTTGAATTTGCCTTTGTAGCTCCTTGATTTTGTTCCTAGCCACCTCCAGCTCCTTCTTTATAGAAGCTCCATGTGCAATCTCTTCTTGAAGCTTCTTCCTCTCAGTTTGCAAAGAGTTTATGGTAATATTCAGCATGTCAATTTCAACTGTCTTGATCTTAAGCTGCTTTTGTAATTCAGCAATATCTGATTCCTGCTCTTTTAAACCATAGTACTCAAGCAATTCGCCCTCGAGCTTCACTTCCCTCTCCTCCAGTTCCTTTACTAAATTGCGCAACCTTTCCAATTCACTTGCATTGTTTGCCATCTCAGtttcatatattttttctttctctGCCCTGTCAAATTTATCAGGTGGTAACGGATATTCGATTTCCCCAGAAAGAAGGTCTTCAAATTCAGGTAGAAAATCTTCATCACCAATATCTGGTCGGCTATCATTAGCTCGATCAAATATGCTGCTAATCAATTTAAcctcttcttcctcttcttcttcctcacCCTGTAATATGTTATCACATCTCAATCATTGGAAGAAAATAATTACTACGAAACCAGCTAATATTTTCTTAGACGGTAAGTTAATAAAAGCAAATAGTATCAGAAGTTAGCAATaggatatttaaattttgattaaagAATTAGAGATATACTTACATCCTTTTCTTTGAGGCTATCATTAGGATATCTAAACTGCTTCTTATTGTCCTTATTTGGATGTTGCTCAAAGCCTGCTTTGCCATTTTCTGAATCAGTGTTATCAGAGAATAAGTTAACATAACAAAATGAAGCCCAAATAGGAGATGAGTAAAAGTAGATATCTCTAATGGGAAAAATATCAGACAATGAAAACAAGCAgtccttcaattttttttttcttttattgaaaTATGACTTGGGATCTAAAATTGATGAACTAAGAGATTAAAAAGTTGGGTACCTGAAGGTGATGGCTTTGAGTTTTTGAGATTGAGCCGCTTAACTGCTAAAGCAGCAATTGAAGCGGCAAGAAGGACCCTAACTATCATGTAGGATTTGTTGATATAAAAACCCTTTTCCTCCTCTCATCAACAGGAAAGAAATACTCCACTGACATCCCTACTCCACGTCTCCTCATCCCCCATCATTATCATCTTAAAccattatgaccatttaaatgtAAATACAGCTACCAAGAACGCAAGAGTTCACCAGCAACAAATGTAAATACAATCCTGTTGTAAATTCAAGCAGAACCCTAGTTAGAGAGTTGAATATATGGTTGAACCATAATAGCCATATCCAGATACAAAACGTTCCTAATCCATTAACATTATCATGTTATCAGTTTTGTAGACCTTTCAATGAAAAACTTTATAGTGCACACACGTAAGTAGAATACAGAACAACTGTCATGCTAAGAGCTACAGAAACCACCAATAAACTAGTGGCCAGTTTTGCTCCGAAAAGGAATGAAATTTACTTAAGGGTAGGACACTAAAACCTTAAGATTTTCCTGAGGAAAATGTTGTACTGTGAAAACATTGCCGAAACTAAAGCTGAAAAAGACACCAGAAACTGTAAATTTAAACAAAAAGCAAGCCTGCCTGAATATCTTGCCTGTTTTATTTAAGGACTACGTATATATTCTATTAGCAAGATAAGATGTGGGCAAGAGAAACCTCTTGTCtctaatgcatttaattgaaTGTTTCGGTCCCAACTAATTGGTAGGTGTTTGTCCAATTAAATTTCTAATACGAAGCTTTTAAGATTAAAGGACGCATGACAGAATTGCAACCGTCTGATCAATCATTCACTAACCAGCCTTGGACCCCTCATTCATTGACCATAGTAAGGCTGAAACTTAATTCCCAGCTGTTTGCTTAATGGACCGAAGCGAATGCAGAGGTGCATCCAAGCAAAAGCCAATAAACCCTACTTTTCTTTCTGGTGATTGAAATGGTTGGACTTTTTGGCTTTTCTTTTAGTTTTGCTAGGTTTTATATGATAAAAGAAATCTCTGTATCTCTTTCTGGGCCACAAAAACAATATTATCTGTAGCTCTGATAAACTATAAGATAATATACATCAAAACATGTCTCAGTTATACCAGACTACAtatatttatccaaaattttcgCAGCCAAGTGGTGGGGTTTTGGCGAATTTTGTAGAGTTGAAAATTAAAGTAAGCATTCTGCAGTTAGCTTTGTTGGTAAAGAAAAAAGATGGGAGTTAGTAATTGAGTTCTATTTATATGGTAATAATGAGGAGTTCAGGAGCAGACAACTTTATAGATGGTAATGGATAAATAAACCCAgaagattcttttttttttttttcctggcCGTGGAAATTTTTGGTGTTAACTAATCAACGCCAAATTCATCCCGGgggaaagaaataaaaggaaaaaatgggaggaaaaaaaacGCAGAAGAAAGTCATTTTCATGGTGAAATTATAGTGGGATCAAGTGGGCAATAGCAGACAATTTATTATCTAAAACAGCCGGTGGTTCACAGCTCTCTTGTGATTCTTTCTGGATTGAAATATACCAAGGCCTTGGCCATGGTTTAGTAAAgtgagaattttgatttggatatAAATAAACCCCAACATTTTACAGCGACTTGGTAGTTGAAGAATATTGAACAGAACAGAAATAATGAAAACAGCAACTAAAATAGAGAGCAAACATAACATACCTGGCTATACGCTGTTACTATTAGTAAACAATGCACGGAACAGACAGCTGAGCGTCCATAGAAGAAAGGAAAGTTCATAAGTTGCCCGACGGCTGGGCGGGATTAACTTTTTGAGCTCTCTCCCGCTTAAATCCAATTAAATCTTAACCCTCTTtaacaacaaaagaaaaagataacATAACCCTCATTTCATTATTGTCAATTAGATTTCACATTCTAATCATTGAAATGGCTTATGTAATAATCATGCAAGATatttattcaaaaattttgattatGTTATAATTAATAACATATAAGACATGAATTTAATCCATATTCtccatttaaatatttttattttttttactcaaatatcacacaataatACATTAACTAAACCAAACTTGACATATAACCTCCGCGGCCTTATAGCATAGTTGGATTGGCTTTTAGGTGTGAATATAATATGATTGCACACATCAAAGAGCTGGTTCCCCAATTCTTTCATCCCATTTAGTTTCATCAACAGTGAACCAATATAAAAAGGTAAGAACATGAATGAGAAGATGATACTAAACAAATATCAACACTCCGACCAATGCTcaacaaaaataataaagattTTCTCATTCTGCGCTTCATGTCCATGGGAATGTCTTATTTGGTTTTCCTATGTTAAACATTTTCGGCTGACTGACAATCAAGCTTGGTCATCCCATTTCCATCTTCGTCCCACCTCCTCAAGGACCTTAGCTCGGGCTTGGCTTTTTCTCGCTTCATCCTCTACCCAAGATCTGCAATCGCATTTGATGATTTTCTTAATTACAACCATGAATCACACTACTTTCTACAAGCAGTAACTATAATATGGTACAGCTAAGAGTGGAGAGGGTATGCAAATTCAGCAGTTACCTGAGAATCTTGATAGCTTCGATCTCAGCTTCCAGTATAGATTTTGCATCAATTATTTCTTCTTGTTTGGACCGTAAACCACTAAGCGTATCTTGCAACTTACTATGCTCAGTAACATACATAGTCCTCTCAGATGCAAGCCTTTCTGACATCTCAGCAACCTCTTCTTTCAGACTCAAAACCAGTTGCCTCTGGCAGTCCATTGCTGCCTTTTCCTTCAAAAACTCAGCACCACATTTCTCCTGAACAATCTTCTCCTCTTCCACATCCTGAACTGCAGAAAAGTAAAGCTTCTCCACCTCAAAGCCTCGAGTTCTTTCTTCATCCAGCTTTTCATTCCAAAACCTCTGTATTTCTCCCTTTTCAAGCAATTCGGACTTGATTTCTTTCATTTGAGCTCTCTTTGAACAACTCTCCATTTCTAGCTTCAACAACTCATTGGAGATTGCTTCTGCCATCCTGCCACTTGTCAAAGCCACTGCTACTTGTGCTTTTGTTGAAGGTTTATTTGATTGAAATCGCTTGATTTGTCCTACAAAATTTAGAAATAGAATCAAAATCATATCTCCTCCATTCTaggttttagttgttagtttgattTATTTCAATTTGTTACTGCTGCATCCTTATCTCTTTTAtgtcaatttattattttgaattcaaTTTGTTATCTGGTGGTTCCTATGATCTAGTTGTTTGTTATGTATCAGCTCTATAAATTGAGCATCATTGGTCATTAACAAAGTATGAGCCATTTCCTGCATTCTTAAACCTTTTCATGGTATAAGAGCCTCTTATCACTTCACCGAGCTTTAAACTCCTGTTACCCACCCAGAAGTCATAGACACATCTGTTAAAAATTCTGATGCAACAACTTCTATAGTTCGGTTTAATCCAGTTACTCAACTACCAATCAAACTTAGTGGCAGCAACAACTTCTCCCTTTGGAAAGCACAAGTGTTTCTTTCttttaatcaataaaaaaaaaaaagggatccaCTTAGCACAGTATCTTATTTACATTAATAACAGCATCACAAGAATAACTCTGCACATTCTACCCATTCTTATCTTTACGTTAGCTTAGCACTAGCTCTTTGCACTTTCTTGGCCAAAGCCACTCTTGAATTCCTAAAATTTATCTTCTAATATATGACATGGATGTCAGTTTTAAGTGTTTCTATCTAGAAGTGGCACCAGTCACGAATATTCCTACCATTTACATGTTAAATGCTTATCTGAAAGGAAGGGAAATGAAGCAAGAAGAAGAAATGAGGAAGGCAATACTGCATATGTATGCAAATAACAAACCAAGATAAGAATTGTACCAAAAACTTTTCTGAGTATGCTTTTTTCCCCAGCCAACATGTCTATAAAAAGTCCAGGTGATGAATCTGGACTGATCTCcttcaaatccataaaatctGCCTCTGTCCTTGATATCTGGACTGTAAACAAGTTAGGTTTTAAGAGCTATGAAAACACTGGTGAAGCATCAGTCTAATAGTTCCAAAGTGGATACAAGAAATTCGAGCAGATGATTAGGGAGAATTATTCTACCTGCTCTATTACTCCTGGCTCAAAGTCATACTCTACCAAGGCTTTCCAATTTATAAGATCCTCTCGAGAAATGAATCTAGAAAACCACATATGTTTCACTCAGTCAAAAGGTACTTTTCAAGAATTGATGAAATACGTAATGACTTTGCATCTTTACCGGTCAGGATAGAAGTTGATTTCTCCTTTTGAACCATCAGAAGCAGTGTTCCTACCAGAAAGCTTGCTGGGAATGATGCCTGCCTCTGCCAAAGCTAATCAAAGTTCCAAGGAGAAAAACTCTTAATTGTCATCTTTAGAAAATTAACAAAAGAAAAAACATACTCAAGCCTGAATTTACATGAAAATGTCAAAGCGGACTTTACCTTGAATGGACTCAAAATCTGGGTCATTAGCACCAATATCGTCAAATGCTAAAGTTTCTGACCCAGAAAGTGCAATGCATGGAACAATCCTGTGCCTAGGGTTCCTACAAGAAAGTAAGCTTCCATGTCAGATCAGATCATGCAAAAGAAAATGCTTAGAACTTCCCACGTTCAATTTCAACCTATTTCCAAAAGAGTGAATACATGATAATTACTACCTTTCTAATAATGAACTTGTACGAACAAGCCATCTAGCATATTCCCTTCTCGTGCATAATTCATCAGCTCTTTCTTCATCTTCAATGATCTGCAAGCCTTAGTTACTCGATACGATCATAAGCAGTTCATTTGAAAAAACAGTGAGATGATTTTACATAAAAGaagtttcaaaaataaaaaaccttCAGCTTCTTTAGAATCGATAATGCTTCCTGTTGAGTAGAATCCACAGCAACAGGTACCACAATGCGTTCATGCTTATATGTAGGTGCTGAAAATTCCAAGGAACAGAAATCAAATTTTCTAAAGAATTGGGTTAAATCAAATGGATTAAACATTAGAATATAGTTTGAAACACCGGCCTCACCAACATATTAAAGTTTAGTTTAGCTTTTGTTAGGTCCAACAAATGGCAATCTAAAATGCTGAAACATAAACTAAACAGGAAATTAGAAGGATCTATAAGTGACTGCTGCACCTGAAGGAACAGCTTCGGTAACTGCAACAGATACATGGTCGGGTATTGTCTCAGCAGCCTGTTCATCAGATTCAAGATAGTGTCTAGCTTCGGTTTGATCATCTTTTGTTTCTCTCCAGCTAAAGAACTCGTGAAAAGTATTTAATGGACCCCTGAACTGAAACTTAAACCCTGTAAATATCAACAAAAATGCACTAAACATGAGTTCAAACATACGCATTGTGTTCATTGGAGAAAACCAAAAGGCGTTGTTAAGTCGAGAGATTGCATATGAATGCAAGTGTCGATAAAAGCAGATAAATTATTCAAATAAAGAAAGAACCCACCTTTTTTGTAGAATAGCAAGTATGAAATGGAAATTGCAATAGCAAGTGAAGATCCAATAAGACTCCCAACAAAAATAGAAGACAATCCTGCAGAACAGCAAAAACGCATTTCTGATTGGAcccaaattttatataaaaataataattcttcagtaaatgaaaaagaaaaagaaaaagaaaccttttttatttgttttcgGAGTCGGAGGAGCTTGAACAACGGCCCAACCCCCATAGTTGTTAGGTAGAGAATTGGGATCAGGAGGGAACCAGGAAACGTCAACGTTTGAGTGCAGAAGAGAAGCAGAGATATGCAGAATTCGGGAGTTGGAGGATCTGCGATAAGAGACAAATGAAGTTGGAGACGTGAAGGAGGAGAAGCAGCTGCTACGGCGTGGAGGAAAGGAGGGGGGTTCAGATGCGATGAACCGAGACGATGGAAATGCGGTGGATGAGCCCATCCTTGATCGATTAACAAAATTGGGGTACTAAAACGAAACCAGAGACGATGAAGCAAAGAACAGCAAGCATTGGACTGAATTGGAATTGGAAGATAGGACGTGAGCTTTGGGGTCTACGTTTTGCTCTCGGGCTCAGCTGCTGCCGCGCACCACTTGTCTCAACCCTTGAGTACCTTGTTCCTCTTTCATTTTGTCTGTCAGTGCCACCGCGAgggtttttcttcattttttttcctcCCAAAAAATAATTAGTCGATCCATGGATTAACCCTTCAAAACTTACTACTTACTGGAAACTACCAGTCCTGTTAACAATtaatatttctttattttcttctttatgGGTTTTTTTCCTTTACGTGGATCATTGATCCATTTagatttttcttatttattactCCTTTTTTATTCTCCTAATAGGATTGTTGGAGAATTAAGCCATAATTAAAAATTCAGCTTTTATTGTTTGCCTTTATTTTCTACCCACTTCCATCCTCAACTTGACTAAACTGTAAAAAATTCAACAACATTAATGTAGTCAATCGCATGATAAttcacaaaaatttcaaaaaaatttaaattatttattcataTGAGTAAGAAAGTATATAAATTGTCATTTAAACTGTTATATCAATAccatgaaaattttaataatttaactaaTTTTTCCATTAAGGACAAAAGTGATAACAAAAATAATTACCAAAGTGATCAAAAGGTTAAACATTAAGGATGAAAAATACTATTTATTAAAGAGTTTTGAATGAAAGAATAATATTAtcctatattataattattattagtcCAAAACAATATTATcctatattaattaaaattttagttaacttTTATAAGATAAAATGCCTCTTTTGAGTGCTTGATAAGATGAATCTTGTAGATGTGTCATATAAAATGCTTTATAAAAGTAGGTAGGTATGTTAAGCCTACGTGATAAAAGAAAAAGGAACATATTTGGGGCATATAAACAAATGTACTACGCATTCTATCAAACATGTATTTTCCATATAAGCAAATGTAATACGCATTCTATCAAACATGTATTTTCCATATAAGCAAATGTAATACGCATTCTATCAAACATGTATTTTGGGAAAAGGGTAATATCCTCGCCACCTTTGATTGTCGAGCACCCTAAGAGGTAGGGTAAGTCGGGGTGGATCAATTGTGATAGTGATGAAAGAACGTCCTAATAAGTAGGGTAGGTCGAGTGGACCATCATGACGATGATGGAGGAGCCTCCTAACCTCTCTTTGGAAAGAAAATGTAATACCTCCATACTCGATCCGGTCGTCGAGTCAAGGCATCAGGATATCACATTCGTTGTCGAAACAACTACTGAGAATTTCAGATCAAtgtatcatattatttaattaatatagatCATTAACTCATTTCAGTAATAATTGAATTTACGATAGAACTAATTATGAGTTAAAGGAGCTTATTAAAACATTCACAATTGATCAAAGGCCAAATTGTATAGTTCATATTTTGAACTGTCATCGCGATGTTGAGATTTCCATGTTGTGACATGGCAAACTTGTCATCGTGACGTCGTCTCAATTTTCCTACATGTTCcacgctttatttttatttattttttttatatatcattacCTGAATCGTATTCAGATATCATAACCGCCACTTCATTTTACATATCATCCACTTACATTTATTTCTAATCTCAAGTCCTCATAAAAACATGATATTCAATTAAAGataacaaaatttataaaattaacacaAATATTAAAGTTTTACAAATAAGACCATTGGAAGACTTGCACTTTCAAAGTAGTTTACCCACTTGatgtatatttcatatttatttctaaattgtgtcaatcaatttaattcttcataaaattttaacaagaaCTCAATATCACATCAATTAACAattattcacttattattttatcaattgtTTAAACATATTCACATGTATTAATCATTCCATCACTTACAatcatttcaaacatttcaaattcatctactatatatatatatatatatatatatatatatatatatatatatatatatatatattcatatatttttcctcctcctcctctccattccacatcctttatatatatatatttattagaaTCTTTAGCTTTTAGTTTATAACATGCTTAAATGTAACATTgtctataattccactatttacttatatgttaatATCAAAGCtctccacttgagtcatagtcactaaattatttatatcttgagctacagaatttgaaattaagatctgcttgatatttttgaaactagactcaaatatctttttacataaaaatttcaaaatttataatttagccaatcagtatagtaaattattcaaatttctcattgttcTATtgcttgacagcttcgaccttttttaactaaaaattaattatctcttagaaTGGGGTTTGGATGATTACTttcatttgtttctattgaaaatagactcattaataatttaataatataaatttaaactcataatcatttttttaaaaatttttatgattttccaaagtcagaacaagggaaccTGAATCTACTCTGaccttgtttcatgaaaattaatATATCTCAAACTATAAAATCCCGTTTCTTCacattttcttccatat
This window of the Gossypium arboreum isolate Shixiya-1 chromosome 12, ASM2569848v2, whole genome shotgun sequence genome carries:
- the LOC108483379 gene encoding protein CHUP1, chloroplastic isoform X1; its protein translation is MIVRVLLAASIAALAVKRLNLKNSKPSPSENGKAGFEQHPNKDNKKQFRYPNDSLKEKDGEEEEEEEEVKLISSIFDRANDSRPDIGDEDFLPEFEDLLSGEIEYPLPPDKFDRAEKEKIYETEMANNASELERLRNLVKELEEREVKLEGELLEYYGLKEQESDIAELQKQLKIKTVEIDMLNITINSLQTERKKLQEEIAHGASIKKELEVARNKIKELQRQIQLDANQTKAQLLFLKQQVSGLQAKEQEAIKSDAELEKKLKALKELEIEVVELRRKNKELQHEKRELTVKLDAAEAKIASLSNMTENEIAATAREEVNNLKHANEDLLKQVEGLQMNRFSEVEELVYLRWVNACLRYELRNYQTPGGKISARDLNKSLSPKSQEKAKRLLLEYAGSERGQGDTDLESNYSHPSSPGSEDFDNASIDSSMSRYSSLSKKPGLIQKLKKWGKSKDDSSALSSPARSFSGGSPSRTSMSLRQRGPLESLMLRNAGDGVAITTFGKMEQELTGSPETSTLPNIRTQPSSGDSLNNVASSFQLMSKSVEGTLEEKYPAFKDRHKLAMEREKQIKKKAEQARAERFGEKTEREKPVNLPPKLAQIKEKSVVSGNSNEQSNDDKAVDSQTISKMKLAHIEKRPPRVARPPPKPSSGISADANTSAAGQPPPPGAPPPPPPPPGGRPPPPPPPGSLPRGAGSGDKVHRAPELVEFYQTLMKREAKKDTSSLLSTTSNTSDARSNMIGEIENRSTFLLAVKADVETQGDFVQSLAAEIRAASFTNVEDLVAFVNWLDEELSFLVDERAVLKHFDWPEGKADALREAAFEYQDLMKLEKLVSSFVDDPNLPCEAALKKMYKLLEKVEQSVYALLRTRDMAISRYREFGIPVNWLLDSGIVGKIKLSSVQLARKYMKRVASELDALSGPEKEPNREFILLQGVRFAFRVHQFAGGFDAESMKAFEELRSRMHTQTGEDNKPEA
- the LOC108483379 gene encoding protein CHUP1, chloroplastic isoform X2, which codes for MIVRVLLAASIAALAVKRLNLKNSKPSPSGFEQHPNKDNKKQFRYPNDSLKEKDGEEEEEEEEVKLISSIFDRANDSRPDIGDEDFLPEFEDLLSGEIEYPLPPDKFDRAEKEKIYETEMANNASELERLRNLVKELEEREVKLEGELLEYYGLKEQESDIAELQKQLKIKTVEIDMLNITINSLQTERKKLQEEIAHGASIKKELEVARNKIKELQRQIQLDANQTKAQLLFLKQQVSGLQAKEQEAIKSDAELEKKLKALKELEIEVVELRRKNKELQHEKRELTVKLDAAEAKIASLSNMTENEIAATAREEVNNLKHANEDLLKQVEGLQMNRFSEVEELVYLRWVNACLRYELRNYQTPGGKISARDLNKSLSPKSQEKAKRLLLEYAGSERGQGDTDLESNYSHPSSPGSEDFDNASIDSSMSRYSSLSKKPGLIQKLKKWGKSKDDSSALSSPARSFSGGSPSRTSMSLRQRGPLESLMLRNAGDGVAITTFGKMEQELTGSPETSTLPNIRTQPSSGDSLNNVASSFQLMSKSVEGTLEEKYPAFKDRHKLAMEREKQIKKKAEQARAERFGEKTEREKPVNLPPKLAQIKEKSVVSGNSNEQSNDDKAVDSQTISKMKLAHIEKRPPRVARPPPKPSSGISADANTSAAGQPPPPGAPPPPPPPPGGRPPPPPPPGSLPRGAGSGDKVHRAPELVEFYQTLMKREAKKDTSSLLSTTSNTSDARSNMIGEIENRSTFLLAVKADVETQGDFVQSLAAEIRAASFTNVEDLVAFVNWLDEELSFLVDERAVLKHFDWPEGKADALREAAFEYQDLMKLEKLVSSFVDDPNLPCEAALKKMYKLLEKVEQSVYALLRTRDMAISRYREFGIPVNWLLDSGIVGKIKLSSVQLARKYMKRVASELDALSGPEKEPNREFILLQGVRFAFRVHQFAGGFDAESMKAFEELRSRMHTQTGEDNKPEA